A genomic region of Streptomyces sp. R33 contains the following coding sequences:
- the kdpB gene encoding potassium-transporting ATPase subunit KdpB, producing MSTITPTRAPHEHLPTGHMPPAGRVGGGLFDPKALLKSFPDAVKKLDPRVMVKSPVMFVVLVGSVVTTVLAIKDPTDWFGWAITAWLWLTTVFANLAEAVAEGRGKAQADTLRKAKTDTVARRLTDSGEQQVPGTDLKIGDLVVCEAGDIIPGDGDVVEGVASVDESAITGESAPVIRESGGDRSAVTGGTKVLSDRIVVKITTKPGETFIDRMIALVEGAARQKTPNEIALNILLASLTIVFLLAVVTLQPFAIYAGAEQSMIVLTALLVCLIPTTIGALLSAIGIAGMDRLVQRNVLAMSGRAVEAAGDVSTLLLDKTGTITLGNRQAAEFVPVKGTTETELADAAQLSSLADETPEGRSIVVLAKEKYGLRERHQGELAQAEWIAFTAQTRMSGVDVDGTKTRKGAAGSVITWVTQQGGRVAEDADVLADRISEAGGTPLLVAVEDEKGARVLGVIHLKDVVKEGMRERFGELRRMGIKTVMITGDNPLTAKAIAEEAGVDDFLAEATPEDKMALIKREQAGGKLVAMTGDGTNDAPALAQADVGVAMNTGTSAAKEAGNMVDLDSNPTKLIEIVEIGKQLLITRGALTTFSIANDVAKYFAIIPAMFAVVYPGLDKLNIMGLHSPNSAILSAVIFNALIIIALVPLALKGVQYKPTSADRMLRRNLGIYGLGGLVAPFVGIKIIDMLITLIPGIG from the coding sequence CGCGCGTCATGGTCAAATCGCCGGTCATGTTCGTGGTCCTCGTCGGGTCGGTGGTCACCACGGTCCTCGCGATCAAGGACCCGACTGACTGGTTCGGCTGGGCGATCACCGCCTGGCTGTGGCTGACCACGGTCTTCGCCAACCTGGCGGAGGCCGTGGCCGAGGGCCGCGGCAAGGCCCAGGCCGACACCCTGCGCAAGGCGAAGACCGACACCGTCGCCCGTCGTCTGACGGACTCCGGTGAACAGCAGGTACCCGGTACCGACCTCAAGATCGGCGACCTGGTCGTCTGCGAGGCCGGCGACATCATCCCGGGCGACGGTGACGTGGTCGAAGGCGTCGCCTCGGTCGACGAATCCGCCATCACCGGCGAGTCCGCACCCGTCATCCGGGAATCCGGCGGCGACCGCTCGGCCGTCACCGGCGGTACGAAGGTCCTCTCGGACCGGATCGTCGTCAAGATCACGACGAAGCCCGGCGAGACCTTCATCGACCGGATGATCGCCCTGGTCGAGGGCGCGGCGCGGCAGAAGACGCCCAACGAGATCGCGCTCAACATCCTGCTCGCGTCCCTCACCATCGTCTTCCTGCTGGCCGTGGTCACGCTCCAGCCGTTCGCGATCTACGCGGGGGCCGAGCAGTCGATGATCGTGCTGACCGCCCTGCTGGTCTGCCTGATCCCGACGACCATCGGTGCGCTTCTCTCCGCCATCGGCATCGCCGGCATGGACCGGCTCGTCCAGCGCAACGTCCTCGCGATGTCGGGGCGTGCGGTCGAAGCCGCCGGTGACGTTTCGACGCTGCTGCTCGACAAGACCGGAACCATCACGCTCGGCAACCGCCAGGCCGCCGAGTTCGTCCCGGTCAAGGGCACGACGGAGACCGAGCTGGCCGACGCCGCACAGTTGTCGTCGCTGGCCGACGAGACCCCCGAGGGCCGCTCGATCGTGGTCCTCGCGAAGGAGAAGTACGGGCTGCGCGAGCGCCACCAGGGCGAGCTCGCCCAGGCCGAGTGGATCGCGTTCACGGCCCAGACCCGTATGTCGGGTGTGGACGTCGACGGCACGAAGACCCGTAAGGGGGCAGCCGGTTCGGTCATCACCTGGGTGACTCAGCAGGGCGGCCGGGTCGCCGAGGACGCCGACGTTCTGGCCGACCGGATCTCCGAGGCGGGTGGTACGCCGCTCCTCGTTGCCGTCGAGGACGAGAAGGGCGCCCGGGTCCTCGGTGTCATCCACCTCAAGGACGTCGTCAAGGAGGGCATGCGCGAACGGTTCGGCGAACTGCGCCGCATGGGCATCAAGACCGTGATGATCACGGGCGACAACCCGCTGACCGCGAAGGCCATCGCGGAAGAGGCCGGAGTCGACGACTTCCTCGCCGAGGCCACCCCCGAGGACAAGATGGCCCTCATCAAGCGGGAGCAGGCCGGCGGCAAGCTCGTCGCGATGACCGGCGACGGTACGAACGACGCCCCGGCCCTCGCCCAGGCCGACGTCGGCGTGGCGATGAACACGGGCACCTCGGCCGCCAAGGAGGCCGGGAACATGGTGGACCTGGACTCCAACCCCACCAAACTCATCGAGATCGTCGAGATCGGCAAGCAGCTCCTCATCACCCGGGGCGCGCTGACCACCTTCTCCATCGCCAACGACGTGGCGAAGTACTTCGCGATCATCCCGGCCATGTTCGCCGTGGTCTACCCGGGCCTCGACAAGCTCAACATCATGGGCCTGCACTCGCCGAACTCGGCGATCCTCTCCGCGGTCATCTTCAACGCGCTGATCATCATCGCGCTCGTGCCGCTCGCCCTGAAGGGCGTGCAGTACAAGCCGACCAGCGCCGACAGGATGCTCCGCCGCAACCTGGGGATCTACGGACTCGGCGGCCTCGTCGCCCCGTTCGTCGGCATCAAGATCATCGACATGCTCATCACCCTCATCCCGGGAATCGGCTGA